In Clavibacter californiensis, the sequence CGGATCCGCGTCCCGGCGTGCGAGGTCGAGGCAGTAGCAGCAGACCGTGCGCCCGGGCTCGACGAGCGGGCCGACGACGGCGTGCCGGTCGCCGAGGACCGCCGGCAGGTGCGGGACGTCCTCCCGGGACCAGCGTCCGTAGGCGGCCGGGGCGATGGCGAAGTGCGCGACGATCACGGCGAGGGCGGTGCGCGGATCCGCGTCGCCGGCCATCTGCCGCGGGGCCACGTCGTGCCCGGCGCGGGCGAGGGCGTCGGCGATGCGGTCGGGGGTCGGTCCGCCGCCCACGATCGCGACCGGTCCGGTGCGCGCGCGGCGGGAGAGGTCCTCGTCGCGGGGCGGCAGGAGCGCGGGCCGCACCAGGTCGAGCAGCTGCGTGACGTGCGCGGGCGTGGCGCCCTCCGTCGCCGCGATCATGTCGAGCCCGCCGCGGCTGATGCCGCGACCGAGCGCGTCGAGCAGCCGTTCGTCGAGCCGCGACACGGCGCTGAGCACCACGGGCGGACGGTCGACGCCGAGCTGGAGGGAGTCCGGCGTGCGCCAGACGAGCGGGAGGCGGGGATCGAGTCGGATGGCCATGGGCGCGGAGAGTGCCCGACGGGCGCGGCTGGCGGGGAGCGCGTCCACAGATCCGAGGCGGGGAGGCACGGCCGGGTGGACGTGAGCGAGGCCGGCACCGCGGTGGCGGTGCCGGCCTCGCCGGGTGGTGCGGGTGCGGGTGCGGGTCAGACGGGGCGTGGATCCGTCCCGGGCGCGTCGTCCGGACCCTCGCCCGGCGTCTCGCCCGGCTCGGTCGCGCGACCCTGGCCGTCCTCGACGGGACGGCCGGCGTCGGATCCGCTCAGCAGGTCCTCGAGCGCCTGGTCGACCTCGTCGGGCTCCGGCTCGCCCTGCGTGAGCCGCGCGACGAGCGCATGCGGCGCGTCGATGTCCTCGGACGTCGGCAGCACGTCGGGGTGCGACCAGAGCGCGTCGCGCTGCTCCGCCCCGACGCCGTCGGTGACGGCCTGCCACATGGCCGCGGCCTCGCGCAGGCGGCGCGGCCGGAGCTCGAGGCCCACGAGCGTCGCGAACGCGGACTCGGCGGGACCGCCCGTCGCGCGGCGGCGGCGCACCGTCTCGGCGATGGCGGACGCGCGGGGGAGCCGCACGGTCGCGGCGGCGGTCACCACGTCCACCCAGCCCTCGATGAGCGCCAGCATCGTCTCGAGGCGCGCGAGGGCGGCGAGCTGCGCGTCCGTCTTCGGCGGGATGAGGGATCCGTCGACCATGGCCTGGCGGAGCTCCTCGGGGTTCGACGGGTCGAAGCCCTCGGCGAGCGACTCGAGCCGGTCGGTGTCGATGTGCACGCCCTTCGCGAACTCCGTGATGGAGGAGATGAGCTGCAGCCGCAGCCAGCGCGCGTGCCGGAAGAGGCGCGCGTGGGCGAGCTCCCGGACGGCCAGGTAGATCTGCACCTGGTCGTCGGAGACGTCGATCCCCTCGCCGAACGCCTGGACGTTCTGCGGCAGGAGCGCGGCCTGCTGGTCGTCGAGGAGCGGGATGCCGACGTCGCCGCCGGAGACGACCTCCGTGGAGAGCTGCCCGACCACCTGGCCGAGCTGCATCGCGAATAGCGTGCCGCCGAGGTTCCGCATCATGCGCCCGGCGCCCGCGACCATGCCCTGCATCTCCTCGGGCGCGTTCTGCTGGAGGACCTCGGTGAGCGAGTCGGCGATGCTGAGCGCGACGGGCTCGGCGAGCTGGGTCCACACCGGCATCGTGAGCTCGGTCCACTGCGCGCGGGTGATGAGGCGCGGGGCGACCGTGAGCTGGCTGACGTACGTGACCTCGTCGAGCCACAGCGCCGCCACCTGGAACGCCTGGTCCAGCGGGGCGGACGCGGCGGCGGTGACCTGCGTCTGCTCGGCGGCGGCGAGCTGCCTGGCGCCCTCGCGGGCCACCTTCCAGTCGACGCCGTCGCCGGTGTTGGCGAGCGCGCCCTGCAGCTGCGCGAGGAGCTGGCGGACCATCTCGGGATCCTGCGGGAGGCCTGCGGCACCCGCGAGCTTGTCCGGGTCGATCTGCCCGTCGGCGCCGAGGAACCGCTCCAGCATGCGCCGGAACTCGTCCTCGGGGTTCGGGGTGGGCTCGTCGGCCATGGAGGGTCTCCCGGGGGTCGAGGGGGTCCGGATCGCGGTGCCGCGGCCGGTGGATCCACGCTAGCCCGCGCCCACGGGAAACCCATCCGCATTCGCCTAGGCTGAGCCCTCGCGGCTTCCGCCTGCCGCGAACAGCGGCCTTGAGGGCCGCCCCGACGCCCGTCGACCGGCCGCCTCCCGGCCCGACGCGCCCCGACACCGAGGACATCCGGATGAGCCTGTTCGCCCAGCACGCCCCCCGCGCACCCCGGCCCGCGCGCCGTCGCCGTGTCGGCCGCGTGCTCGCCGGCACCGGCGCCGTGCTCGCCCTCGCGCTCGGCCTGATGCCGTCGCCGTACGTCATCGAGCAGCCCGGTCCCGTGTTCGACACCCTGGGCACGAGCGACCACGCGGGCACCGAGCGCCCTCTCATCTCCATCCCCGACCGCACCACGTACCCGACCGACGGCCGGCTCGACATGCTGACTGTGAGCGTCGTCGGCAACCCCGCGCAGCGCCCCGACTGGTTCGCGGTCGTCTCCGCCTGGCTCGACCCGAGCCGCAGCGTCGTCCCCATGGAGGCGGTCTTCCCCGCGGGTCAGACGGCGGAGGATCGCGACGCCGAGAACCAGGTCCAGATGACCGACTCGCAGCAGGACGCCGTCGCCGCCGCCCTCACCGAGCTCGGCATCCAGGTGCCCCGCACGCTCCAGGTGCAGAGCGTCATCGACGGCTCCCCGGCCGACGGCCCGCTGCGCACCGGAGACGCGATCCGCACGGTCGACGGCGCAGACGTGGTCGACCTCGCCGACCTGCAGGCCCGCGTGGCCGCCGCGGGGACCAGCACACCGCTGTCCTTCGGGATCACGCGCGACGGCCAGGACAGCACGGTCGAGGTCACGCCCGCCGAGCGCGACGGCCGCCCCGTCATCGGCATCGTCACCTCCACCTCCTACGAGTTCCCGTTCGAGGTCGACATCCAGCTCGACGACGTCGGCGGACCGAGCGCGGGCATGATGTTCGCGCTCGGGATCATGGACAAGCTCGAGGAGGGCTCGCTCACCGGCGGCAAGGCCATCGCCGGCACGGGCACGATCGACGCGGGCGGCACGGTCGGCCCCATCGGCGGGATCCGGCAGAAGCTCTTCGGCGCCGAGCGCGCCGGCGCCGAGTACTTCCTGGCGCCCGCCGACAACTGCGACGAGGTGCGCGGGCACGTGCCCGACGGCCTGCGCGTCTTCTCCGTCTCGACGCTCGACGACTCGCTCGCGGCGCTCGCCGCCATCTCCACCGGCGGGGACCTGGACGCGCTGCCCACCTGCTGACGCAGCAGCAGACCGACGGGGTCAGCCGGGACTCGCGAGGTGCCCCTTACCAGACGGGAACCCCTGATCGCTCGCAGGTACCTGGCAACCGCCCCGCCTAGGATGAGGATTCCGCTGTCCTACGACTCTGAGGCACATCTGTGACTAGCACATCCGCCCGGCCCGCCAGACGGAGCCGAGCCCCCCTCGCCATCACCGCGGCCATCATCGCAGCGCTGGTGATCGCGTTCTTCATCTTCGCCGGCTTCTACGCCGACGTCCTCTGGTACGACCAGCTGGGCTACCTGGGAGTGCTGCTCACGCAGTGGGGCGCGGGCATCGCGCTGTTCTTCATCGGGTTCCTCGCGATGGCGATCCCGGTGTTCGTCAGCATCCAGGTCGCGTACCGCTCGCGGCCCGTCTACGCGAAGCTCAACTCGCAGCTCGACCGCTACCAGCAGGTCATCGAGCCGCTGCGCCGCCTCGCCATGTTCGCGATCCCCGCGGTCTTCGGTCTCTTCGCGGGCGTCTCGGCCTCGAGCGGCTGGCAGCGCACGCTGCTCTGGCTCAACCGCACGCCCTCCGGCACGGTGGATCCGCAGTTCCAGCTCGACACGTCCTTCTACATGTTCGAGCTGCCCTTCTACCACGCGGTCGTCGGCTTCGCCTCGGCCGTCGTCATCATCTCCATGCTCGGCGTCCTCGCCACGAGCTACCTCTACGGCGCCGTGCGGTTCACGGGCCGCGAGGTGCGCATCTCGAAGAGCTCGCGGATCCAGATCGCGGTCACCGCGGGCGTCTACTTCCTGCTGCAAGGCGTGAGCATCTGGCTCGACCAGTACTCGTCCGTGGTCAACAACGCGAACGGCGGGCTGTTCACGGGCGCGGCGTACTCAGACGTGAACGCGGTCATCCCCGGTCGCGCGATCCTCGCCGGCATCGCCGCCGTCGTCGCCCTGTTCTTCATCGTCACGGCCGTCATCGGCCGCTGGCGCCTGCCGATCATCGGCACCGCCGGCCTCATCGTCGCCAGCATCCTCGTCGGCACGGCCTACCCGGCCATCGTGCAGCGCTTCCAGGTGGAGCCCAACGAGCGCGCGCTCGAGTCGCAGTACTACGAGCGCAACATCGAGGCGACCCGGCAGGCCTACGGCCTCGCGGACATCGAGGAGATCCCCTACGACGCGACCACGGACACCACGCCGGGCGCGCTCCGCGAGGACGCCGCGACGACCGCGAACATCCGCATCCTCGACCCCGCCGTCGTGGGCGACGCGTTCAGCCAGCTGCAGCAGTTCCGGCAGTACTACCAGTTCGGCGACAACCTCGACGTCGACCGGTACCAGATCGACGGCCGCGTGCAGGACACCGTCGTCGCGGTCCGCGAGCTGAGCCCCACCAACACGGGCACATCGTGGGTCAACCAGCACCTCGTCTACACGCACGGCTACTCGCTCGTCGCGGCGTACGGCACGCAGCGCACCTCCGACGGCCAGCCCGTGTTCCTCGAGTCGGGCATCCCCGCCTCGGGCGACCTGGGCGACTTCGAGCCGCGCGTGTACTTCGGCGAGAACTCGCCCGACTACTCCATCGTCGGCGGCCCCGAGTCGGGCGACAAGGTCGAGCTGGACTACCCGTCCGGCGTCGACGGCGCCGACGAGACGTACACGACGTTCCAGGGCGACGGCGGGCCGAAGGTCGACAACGTCTTCAAGCGCCTCATCTACGCGCTGAAGTTCCAGTCGGAGCAGATCTTCCTGGCCAACCAGATCAACGACCAGTCGCAGATCATCTACGACCGCGACCCCGCGGAGCGCGTCGGCAAGGTCGCGCCGTACCTCACGATCGACAAGGACCCGTACCCCAGCGTCGTCGACGGCCGCGTGGTGTGGATCGTCGACGGCTACACGACGAGCGACCAGTACCCGTACTCGCAGCGCCAGGACATGAGCCGCCTCATCGCCGACTCGCAGCAGACGCAGCCGCTCGTGCCGACGGATCAGATCAACTACATCCGCAACTCGGTCAAGGCCACGGTCGACGCGTACGACGGCAAGGTCACGCTCTACGCGTGGGACACCGACGACCCGATCCTCAAGACGTGGCAGAAGGTGTTCCCCTCGACCCTCAAGCCGATCTCGGACATCTCCGGCGAGCTCATGAGCCACCTGCGCTTCCCCGCCGACATGTTCAAGGTGCAGCGCGCGGTCCTCGGCAAGTACCACGTGACGGACCCTGGTTCGATCTACTCGAACCAGGACCTCTGGACCACGCCGAACGACCCGACGGCCACCACCGAGGCGGGCACCCCGGCGAGCCTCCAGCCGCCGTACTACCTGACCATGCAGATGCCGGGTCAGGACGCTCCGCGGTTCTCGCTGTACTCGACCTTCATCCCGCCGGCCACGCAGGACACGTCCCGGAGCGTGCTCACGGGCTACCTCGGGGTCGACTCGGATGCGGGCAGCACCGCGGGGGAGAAGGCGGCCGACTACGGGAAGCTGCGTCTCCTGACGCTGCCGAACGACGACACCATCCCGGCGCCGACGCAGATCCAGAACAACTTCAACTCGGATACGAACGTGGCGAACCAGCTCAACCTGCTGGAACGCGGCGGGCGCACGAGCGTAGTGCGCGGCAACCTGCTGACCCTCCCGGTCGGCGGCGGCCTGCTCTACGTGCAGCCCGTGTACGTCCGCTCGACGGGCGACACGAGCTACCCGCTGCTCCGCAAGGTGCTGGTGGCGTTCGGCGACAAGATCGCGTTCGAGGACACGCTGGACGCGGCCCTCGACAGCATCTTCGAGGGCGACTCGGGAGCCACGGCCGGTGACGAGGACGTGGTGCCCACGACGCCCGTCGACGGCGGGACGGGAGACGGGTCCACCGACGGCGCGACGGACGGGGGCACGGGATCCACGCCCACGCCCGCGCCGACGACCTCGCCCTCGGCTCCCGCGCAGGACGTGCAGGCGGCGCTCGACGCGGCCAACACGGCGCTGCAGGAGCGGCAGGCCGCGTACGCATCCGGCGACCTCGTGGCCGCCGCGCAGGCGGATCAGCGCTTCACCGAGGCCGTGCAGCGCGCGTACGAGCTGAGCCAGCAGCAGTAGCGGACCGCTGCTCACCGAGACGGCCCCGACGGCCCCGCGATGCGGGTGCCGCCGGGGCCGTCCTCGTGCCGAGAGCGACATCCGGTGGGTCGGGCGGGTGCGGGGCCGCGCACGTGGTCATGAGCACCTCGGAGGTCTGGTAGTGTATTCCTCGTAGCGCGGGGTGGAGCAGTTCGGTAGCTCGCTGGGCTCATAACCCAGAGGTCGTAGGTTCAAATCCTGCCCCCGCAACAAGATGAAGGCCCGGTCTCATGGAAACCGGGCCTTCTGCTTTCCCCGGACGCGAGCTGACGCGTCCCGATGCGCCCGCTAGCGCGCGAGGAGGGCGTCGACCGCGGCGAGGATCTCCGGCACCTCGGTGCGCGTCGTGTAGTCCACGTGCACGTCGGCGAAGGACACGCGGCGGTCGCCGTCCACCACGATCACGGTCGGGAACGGGATGTCGCCGGTGCCGTCCGCGTTGCTGTCCGCGACGTCGAACCCGAGCTGCGCGTGAGCCGCTCGGGCCGCGGGGGTCGGCTCCGTCACGAGGCCGAGGGCGCGGACGAACGCGTTGGAGGGATCCGACAGCACGGCGAAGTCGAGCCCGCCGCCCGCGACGGCCTGCGCGCTGCCGTCGGGGGTCTGCGGGCTGACCGCGACGAGGGTCGCGCCACGCTCGCGCAGCGCGGGCAGCAGCTCGGCCTGGTACTGCCGGAGGGTCAGGTTGCAGTACGGGCACCAGGCGCCGCGGTACAGCACGACCACCGCGGGTCCTGAGCCGAGGGCGGCATGCAGGTCGACCTCCGCGCCGTCGGGATCCACGAGGGTCGCGGCG encodes:
- a CDS encoding zinc-dependent metalloprotease, whose protein sequence is MADEPTPNPEDEFRRMLERFLGADGQIDPDKLAGAAGLPQDPEMVRQLLAQLQGALANTGDGVDWKVAREGARQLAAAEQTQVTAAASAPLDQAFQVAALWLDEVTYVSQLTVAPRLITRAQWTELTMPVWTQLAEPVALSIADSLTEVLQQNAPEEMQGMVAGAGRMMRNLGGTLFAMQLGQVVGQLSTEVVSGGDVGIPLLDDQQAALLPQNVQAFGEGIDVSDDQVQIYLAVRELAHARLFRHARWLRLQLISSITEFAKGVHIDTDRLESLAEGFDPSNPEELRQAMVDGSLIPPKTDAQLAALARLETMLALIEGWVDVVTAAATVRLPRASAIAETVRRRRATGGPAESAFATLVGLELRPRRLREAAAMWQAVTDGVGAEQRDALWSHPDVLPTSEDIDAPHALVARLTQGEPEPDEVDQALEDLLSGSDAGRPVEDGQGRATEPGETPGEGPDDAPGTDPRPV
- a CDS encoding YlbL family protein; the encoded protein is MSLFAQHAPRAPRPARRRRVGRVLAGTGAVLALALGLMPSPYVIEQPGPVFDTLGTSDHAGTERPLISIPDRTTYPTDGRLDMLTVSVVGNPAQRPDWFAVVSAWLDPSRSVVPMEAVFPAGQTAEDRDAENQVQMTDSQQDAVAAALTELGIQVPRTLQVQSVIDGSPADGPLRTGDAIRTVDGADVVDLADLQARVAAAGTSTPLSFGITRDGQDSTVEVTPAERDGRPVIGIVTSTSYEFPFEVDIQLDDVGGPSAGMMFALGIMDKLEEGSLTGGKAIAGTGTIDAGGTVGPIGGIRQKLFGAERAGAEYFLAPADNCDEVRGHVPDGLRVFSVSTLDDSLAALAAISTGGDLDALPTC
- a CDS encoding UPF0182 family membrane protein, with protein sequence MTSTSARPARRSRAPLAITAAIIAALVIAFFIFAGFYADVLWYDQLGYLGVLLTQWGAGIALFFIGFLAMAIPVFVSIQVAYRSRPVYAKLNSQLDRYQQVIEPLRRLAMFAIPAVFGLFAGVSASSGWQRTLLWLNRTPSGTVDPQFQLDTSFYMFELPFYHAVVGFASAVVIISMLGVLATSYLYGAVRFTGREVRISKSSRIQIAVTAGVYFLLQGVSIWLDQYSSVVNNANGGLFTGAAYSDVNAVIPGRAILAGIAAVVALFFIVTAVIGRWRLPIIGTAGLIVASILVGTAYPAIVQRFQVEPNERALESQYYERNIEATRQAYGLADIEEIPYDATTDTTPGALREDAATTANIRILDPAVVGDAFSQLQQFRQYYQFGDNLDVDRYQIDGRVQDTVVAVRELSPTNTGTSWVNQHLVYTHGYSLVAAYGTQRTSDGQPVFLESGIPASGDLGDFEPRVYFGENSPDYSIVGGPESGDKVELDYPSGVDGADETYTTFQGDGGPKVDNVFKRLIYALKFQSEQIFLANQINDQSQIIYDRDPAERVGKVAPYLTIDKDPYPSVVDGRVVWIVDGYTTSDQYPYSQRQDMSRLIADSQQTQPLVPTDQINYIRNSVKATVDAYDGKVTLYAWDTDDPILKTWQKVFPSTLKPISDISGELMSHLRFPADMFKVQRAVLGKYHVTDPGSIYSNQDLWTTPNDPTATTEAGTPASLQPPYYLTMQMPGQDAPRFSLYSTFIPPATQDTSRSVLTGYLGVDSDAGSTAGEKAADYGKLRLLTLPNDDTIPAPTQIQNNFNSDTNVANQLNLLERGGRTSVVRGNLLTLPVGGGLLYVQPVYVRSTGDTSYPLLRKVLVAFGDKIAFEDTLDAALDSIFEGDSGATAGDEDVVPTTPVDGGTGDGSTDGATDGGTGSTPTPAPTTSPSAPAQDVQAALDAANTALQERQAAYASGDLVAAAQADQRFTEAVQRAYELSQQQ
- a CDS encoding peroxiredoxin-like family protein; the encoded protein is MTDTTIQAQIADFDRGFAEQIGPDLSAVFAAEQRALREGGVPAGAVSPGDALPAATLVDPDGAEVDLHAALGSGPAVVVLYRGAWCPYCNLTLRQYQAELLPALRERGATLVAVSPQTPDGSAQAVAGGGLDFAVLSDPSNAFVRALGLVTEPTPAARAAHAQLGFDVADSNADGTGDIPFPTVIVVDGDRRVSFADVHVDYTTRTEVPEILAAVDALLAR